From the Hippocampus zosterae strain Florida chromosome 13, ASM2543408v3, whole genome shotgun sequence genome, the window ttagcaaataatcatgagCTTATCATTTTATGGCTTCAGCAATTTCCAAATAAGATGGGAGAATTTCCTGGAGAAATTACTGAACTGGATTTTTGCTTGATTTCTGCTATATTAACATTATTTTGCACCTTTTACCTCTCTGATGTCATTTGtaactcaaaataaaataaacatttatgttGGTCTAAAGATGCTTTTTCACAGCCAGAGGGCAGCCATGGCTTTGCCATGTGTGAGTCACCTGTGACTCCTCCTTCTGATATGCTGTATTATTTAAGAATGTCCATAGCGCTGTACAAGCCTTGTAtttatcatgtattttttttcaatgtgtggGATAGTTATTTGTTTAATTGTGGAAGGGACTCCACCATCAGAGTCCCACCAACTCGGGTTCAAAGACACTGCGTCACTGTCTCGGTAGCATTGGTCGCAACATTGCTGCTGAATGCACATTGTGATAAATGCAATCAGTCGTTAAAATGCCGGAGAGAAACGCAAGCAACCTCAATGAGCATATAGAAAATGTGCATCTCACCTTACTCTTTTTGCAGCCCAACAGAATGTTCCACCCTTGTTGCTctacacacattttcttttacacTGCTATCTCCAAAAGGAGACTCTAAATAGTTTGTGTCGCCTTTTGGAGGTACAAATACTGCGCTTGACAAAAGCAATTTATCAACACGCAATAGGGGCAGCATGGGTCAAGTGGAAGTATGGCGGTCTCCCAACCCGAAGGTTGTTGGTTCGGTCCTCCGCCCTTGAATGACTTTTTTGTTAAATAAACGAACACAACGCAAGTAAATTTTACTTAAACGCCCCTCGTAAAATTTACATTGAATTTTtgagtgaaaaaatgttttgttttcccaaaataaatatcgctatttttttctgtgaaatattttactctcaaattttgttattttgggggggaaatgtatttgacgAAATTTACTGTGTATACTGAAGCTGATCAGCCATTTGCTGTCTTTCCAAAAGGGTCTGGAAATTGCCATCAGGAACAAGATTGAACATGATGTAACCAGCAAGGCAAGCTCATCCCTCCACAAGCCCCTCAGTGTAGTCAAAGGCGCTGAGGGCAAAGGCAACCCAGGAGCCCCTCGACCGGGAAACGGCTCCAAATAGGATGTGATAAAATGGACATAGACAATCAATGTGACTCGACAGAAAGAAAAAATTATGGAAAGGTTAAAGTTCAAGGTGTTGCATCTTTACAGTGACCACTAgtgtttttgttacttttgctTCAGTTTTCTGTTCTCTTCAGctatgaaaaaaattcaaaaaatgaGAGCGTGTCATGAGAAAAGACTTGACTTCAAGCTGCACATGTGGAAAATACatctttatatttaaaaaaattatgtatttttaaatcttaGCAATGGTTATATGACCAGCATATCCAAAATGTCAGAAAGAGAATGCCCACATTCTTACAGGCAAGTAAAATCTTGTTCTCCTCTCTGTCTTTTCCAATCATTGGTTTCCAATAATCATTTTGCATCTTCGAATAAACAAAAAATCACTGCGCATCGCTAGCTATTGAAGTACAACATTCACTGGCTCAAATAATATGCTTTCGTACACGTATTTGGTtacccatgcatccattttctgcagtgGCTTCTTTCGTGCGATGACGTTTTTACCACCTGACTTAAACCAGGGaccttttaatttatttcatgAAGGCTGAAGAACAGTCAAATTCAATGATGATTTTCCTTTCGCTTGTTGAGCAAACCCCACTGGACTATAATACACTCCAGTAATAAATGTGTACTTTAGAGTATAAGTACTGTATAATGATATTACTGCACGGTTTTCAGAATCAGTCATGCGGGTTTTAttgccacctggtggtgaaCATGAGTCACAGCATGGTGACCACTGCACTGCATTTTCTATGTACATATCATATATTGCAGGGGTGACAAATGCATTTTAGTAGTGTGCAACATTGTAGTgtccgtttcccttggagggccattatgactgaaaacaTGTAATGAAGTAAACGATAATGGTTCATTCAATAATTGTTCACATTCGTGTAAATGAATggataacaagaaaatgcttacaatacctcgcttatttattacatatgagcaGTTGACATTTTAATACCTAATTTAGCAATCAttgtagaagttgacatgtttgatttgcttttgcgggccacataaaataatgtggtggACCAGACTTGGACCCCGGACCCTGATTTTGACACCAGTGGTATATTGTATATGAAAGAAGTTGTCTGATTTTCGAGCGATGTTCTGTCAACAATCATCATGGAAAATGAAGGCCCAATGGAGCAAGTGGTAGGTATGAGCTCGTCCTTTAACATTTTACAGGGGAAAACACATGGGTCACTCCTGTAGTGGTTTAATTTCTTGATACTCTGTCTTCTGTTTCACCAGACCAGGGTGTAGTCAGCCTTTTAGCCAAAGTGGGTTGGGATCGGCTGCAGCTACCCTGAACGGGATAtgtggaaaagaaaatggatggatggacacacaAGTGCACTTACTGCAGATGAAAGTCGCCAGCGGGCCACATTACACTCCACTTCCATGGGCCTCGCTGCTAGGGGTTGAGGGCCATGTAGAATATAGGATTTAGAAAAAGCCAAAACAgggatattgaaaaaaaaattctgtgttGATAGGCAAAGATATTGTCGACTCTACTATGAGGGTTGTCGCACCAAAATCCGGGCCTCCATACGTGTTTTTTGATGGTTTGTGGAGGTTGCTACTGTCATATAGTTACCCGTTTGAAAACTAGTGAATTATTCTGTGCAGAGGAGTGTTCGTTTATCggcagtgtccccccccccccccccccccgcccctaatCAAACCTAGGATCTCCGTActatgaggcagatgtgctaaccagctgACCACATACCACTGTTTTAATATAGTGATATATTTAGTAATTAATCAAGCGTTCGGGTCAGCAACAAGtgaatttttgttttctaaGATGTCATACCTataaattacaacacaaaatccaTATTTCACAAGCTTTAAAAATCCAAACTtaaatatatactatatatatatatacctgacAAACCTGATAAGCTAGAAAAaagtcaaaacctttttttagaTCGACGTGAAACATATGCCTCGGGACATCTtcaattaaaatttgctgttgaccagtgtaatttgCCAGCAGACTGTATTAACATTGAAACTCATTTTCGCTCTAGTTTGCATTCGACAGGATGCCCTCGCGTGACTTGAGAGTACCAACCCCATCCCCCACAGCCCCAAAATAATACACAACGCACGCTCAGGGCCAGTGCAATTAATCCCTTCTCACCACTGAAGTTAAAATGGATCTTTATGAGTAACAAGTATGCCTTCAAAATCAGCAgagagtttatttattttctttattgctTCCATGCATGACCCAATGAGGTTTCAAGCATCTTCCTTCTGCATTAGAGCGGATTGGGACACAAATCTCCTCTTACTAGGATGACAAATCTTTGTGGACTCCGTTGTACTGTTAAAAAATACACTGGCTGTAGCTCTCAGACAAGCAGAAAAATGTGCAGCAAAGTGACACTATTCTGTGTGTTTGATGGGGTTGGCAAaacactgtactgtacattataAGCATAGAAATGTCACAATATATTGCTTCTCGGGATGCTAATTGAAGCTCTGATTGAACCTCACAATGGTGTGTATAATAACGGCCACTATGAaacatgcaccaaacagcagtttgATACGATCCTGAAAAGAATAAGTAGAAACGGAAGCACAGATTATTCTGTATGTGTACCTTGAGCATTTCTTAAGAGTTGCGTTTTGAGAAGTATAAATGGTAGCACTCTCTGTGAGCCATCACATTACTGTGATGGAGGAAttgtgtgtgtcccaatgatcctaggagccatTTTGTCTGCAGGGTTTTATGCCCCTGGTAGGGTCACCCATGCCAAACAGATTCTACGTGACGGTCCAGAGAAACCA encodes:
- the c13h19orf53 gene encoding leydig cell tumor 10 kDa protein homolog; amino-acid sequence: MAQGSKKFKAQRPGAAKKQQQNKQKGPKKGGRIIAPKKAQVIQQQKLKKGLEIAIRNKIEHDVTSKASSSLHKPLSVVKGAEGKGNPGAPRPGNGSK